A genomic region of Salinibacter pepae contains the following coding sequences:
- the dnaA gene encoding chromosomal replication initiator protein DnaA — MDQSADRAWNECLDIIRDNVSRQSFTTWFEPLEAHSLEDEDDLRKLTIQLPSRFYYEWIEEHYFSLLRKTVTRVLGPHGRLFYDVVIEQDDPEAPHRGASMQLPARPADPESAPPPNAPDEPEAPPSSSGASAPSSEPSSPAPSGDEARPDDAQAGAEGDEKSAPPVQNPFAIPGLKNAEVDSQLNDSYTFDRFIKGECNRLARSAARSIAADPGETSFNPFLVYGGVGLGKTHLIQAIGNHVAARDASKTVFYVSSERFTTEFVQSIQENQIGEFSTFYRQVDVLIVDDVQFFGGKEKTQEEFFHIFNALRQAGNQIVLSADRPPREIDGLEERLLSRFQWGLSADLKPPGLDTRISILRRKAEDDGIDLDDDVVEFIAQSIESNIRELEGALIRLLAHATLHQLDITLDLAKEVLHDLFQERAATLTVDDIQRIVCEHLGISQEKMRGKTRKRDVTRARQIAMYFTKKHTQHSLKDIGLHFGGRDHSTVIHANNAVEDRMADDESFRDTVDAIGQKLERHGQ, encoded by the coding sequence ACGACCTGCGCAAGCTGACGATCCAACTTCCAAGCCGGTTTTACTACGAGTGGATTGAGGAGCACTACTTCTCTCTGCTCCGAAAGACGGTCACGCGGGTGCTCGGCCCCCACGGCCGTCTGTTCTACGACGTGGTCATCGAGCAGGACGACCCGGAGGCCCCCCACCGGGGCGCCTCCATGCAGCTTCCGGCCCGGCCGGCCGACCCGGAGTCGGCTCCGCCCCCCAACGCGCCGGACGAGCCGGAGGCGCCGCCCAGTTCGTCGGGGGCCTCCGCGCCCTCCTCGGAGCCGTCCTCGCCCGCCCCGTCCGGCGATGAAGCCCGCCCCGACGACGCGCAGGCAGGCGCCGAGGGCGACGAGAAAAGCGCCCCCCCAGTCCAGAACCCGTTTGCCATACCGGGCCTGAAGAACGCCGAGGTCGACAGCCAGCTCAACGACAGCTACACGTTCGACCGCTTCATCAAGGGGGAGTGCAACCGCCTCGCCCGCAGCGCCGCCCGCTCCATCGCTGCCGATCCGGGCGAGACGAGCTTCAACCCGTTTCTCGTGTACGGCGGCGTGGGGCTCGGCAAGACCCACCTCATTCAGGCCATCGGGAATCACGTCGCGGCCCGGGACGCCTCGAAAACCGTCTTCTACGTTTCCAGTGAACGGTTCACCACGGAGTTCGTCCAGTCGATCCAGGAAAACCAGATCGGCGAGTTTTCGACGTTCTACCGGCAGGTGGACGTGCTCATCGTAGACGACGTGCAGTTTTTCGGCGGGAAGGAGAAAACCCAGGAGGAGTTCTTCCACATTTTCAACGCCCTCCGGCAGGCGGGCAACCAGATTGTGCTGTCGGCGGACCGTCCGCCGCGCGAGATCGACGGCCTTGAGGAACGGTTGCTGTCTCGCTTTCAGTGGGGGCTCTCCGCCGACCTGAAGCCCCCAGGCCTCGACACCCGCATCTCGATTCTCCGCCGCAAGGCCGAGGACGACGGAATCGACCTCGACGATGACGTGGTCGAGTTTATCGCCCAGAGCATCGAAAGCAACATCCGTGAGCTCGAGGGCGCGCTGATCCGCCTTCTGGCCCACGCCACCCTCCACCAGCTCGACATCACCCTCGACCTCGCCAAAGAGGTGCTCCACGACCTCTTTCAGGAGCGGGCCGCCACCCTCACGGTCGACGACATTCAACGCATCGTTTGCGAGCACCTCGGCATCTCGCAGGAGAAAATGCGAGGCAAGACCCGCAAGCGAGACGTCACCCGCGCCCGTCAGATCGCAATGTACTTCACCAAGAAGCACACCCAGCACTCCCTGAAAGACATCGGCCTCCACTTCGGCGGGCGGGACCACTCGACCGTCATTCACGCCAACAACGCCGTGGAGGACCGAATGGCGGACGACGAGTCGTTCCGGGACACGGTGGATGCCATCGGGCAGAAGCTCGAACGCCACGGCCAGTGA
- the dnaN gene encoding DNA polymerase III subunit beta: protein MKFTASSADLLEALNTVKGAVPSKSTMPILECILFERDGDTLRLSATDLEISIIQTVPVQFEKNGTPESTPIAVPAQRLIDTLRALPDLPIEFAADSDFEIRMDTDQGHYKMVGHDGSDYPELPELEEQHEINVEGGLLGRSIDKTAFAVSQDALRPAMMGVYFQVSEEDTSVVATDGHRLVKLTLPELRADTSADFIVPEKATKLAGRIVEDDEICTVRVDDSHVSFEFGESRVLARLIDETYPNYQSVIPDGNDRNLVVNREDMLNAVKRVGLYSSSMTNQIRLDITADTVTISAEDVERSSEAEETIHCDYDNEPMEIGFNSEYLTEVLSNVECDEVVFELSSPNRAGIVLPREGADDEDILMLIMPVMLNTYA, encoded by the coding sequence ATGAAATTTACTGCCTCCAGCGCCGACCTCCTCGAGGCGCTCAACACCGTTAAGGGCGCCGTTCCGTCGAAGAGCACGATGCCCATCCTGGAGTGCATCCTCTTCGAGCGGGACGGGGACACGTTGCGTCTGAGCGCCACCGATCTCGAAATCTCGATCATCCAGACCGTGCCGGTTCAGTTCGAGAAGAACGGCACGCCGGAGAGCACCCCCATCGCGGTACCGGCCCAGCGGTTGATCGATACCCTCCGGGCGCTGCCGGACCTGCCCATTGAGTTCGCGGCGGACAGTGACTTCGAGATTCGGATGGACACCGATCAGGGCCACTACAAAATGGTGGGCCACGACGGATCGGACTATCCGGAGCTGCCGGAGCTGGAGGAGCAGCACGAGATCAACGTGGAGGGGGGGCTCCTGGGCCGCTCCATCGACAAGACGGCGTTCGCCGTGAGCCAGGACGCCCTGCGCCCCGCTATGATGGGCGTGTACTTTCAGGTCAGCGAGGAGGACACCTCGGTGGTGGCGACCGACGGGCACCGGCTCGTCAAGCTGACCCTGCCGGAGCTCCGGGCCGACACGTCTGCCGACTTCATTGTGCCGGAAAAGGCCACCAAGCTGGCCGGGCGGATCGTGGAGGACGACGAGATCTGTACCGTCCGGGTGGACGACAGCCACGTGAGCTTCGAATTCGGCGAGTCTCGGGTCCTGGCCCGTCTCATCGACGAGACCTACCCCAACTACCAGTCCGTCATCCCGGACGGGAACGACCGCAATCTGGTCGTCAACCGCGAGGACATGCTCAACGCCGTTAAGCGCGTGGGCCTTTACTCCTCCAGCATGACGAATCAGATCCGGCTCGACATTACGGCCGATACCGTCACCATCTCGGCGGAGGACGTGGAGCGCTCCAGCGAGGCCGAGGAGACGATCCACTGCGACTACGACAACGAGCCGATGGAGATCGGCTTCAATTCGGAGTACCTCACGGAGGTGCTCAGCAACGTCGAGTGCGACGAGGTGGTCTTCGAGTTGAGCTCCCCGAACCGGGCCGGCATTGTGTTGCCCCGCGAGGGCGCCGACGACGAGGACATTCTCATGCTCATCATGCCGGTGATGCTCAACACCTACGCCTAG
- a CDS encoding RNA polymerase sigma factor: MSVPSSELRTVIDRLPFSVDDTDAANESFRRWRDEEDPKAKRHADLWTYCYVCRYFLGKSARGTFDNPSDADELITRAYRKVQENRDGVRNAARYANWVSVVCKNTLLNYTRRNQFSESIDGENRFTLTAETTNAVAEVGFVQEALVEAIEGLPNYLQEPARLYFLENREFEEISEAVGKPVATVRTYKHKAMKELRTDERLREYVTQTDV, from the coding sequence ATGTCCGTTCCTTCCTCCGAGCTCCGGACCGTGATCGATCGGCTGCCGTTTTCGGTAGACGATACCGACGCCGCGAACGAATCCTTTCGGCGGTGGCGGGACGAAGAAGACCCGAAGGCCAAACGCCACGCGGACCTCTGGACGTACTGCTACGTCTGTCGGTACTTCCTCGGAAAGTCGGCCCGGGGTACCTTCGACAATCCGTCCGACGCCGACGAGCTGATCACGAGGGCCTACCGCAAGGTGCAGGAGAACCGCGACGGGGTGCGGAATGCGGCCCGATACGCCAACTGGGTAAGCGTGGTGTGTAAAAATACACTTCTCAACTACACCCGGCGCAACCAGTTTTCCGAGTCGATAGACGGGGAAAACCGGTTCACCCTCACCGCCGAAACCACAAATGCGGTCGCGGAGGTCGGCTTTGTGCAGGAAGCGCTCGTGGAGGCGATTGAGGGACTCCCGAATTATTTGCAGGAGCCGGCCCGCCTCTACTTTTTGGAAAACCGAGAATTTGAAGAAATCAGCGAAGCCGTCGGGAAGCCCGTAGCGACGGTTCGAACATACAAGCACAAGGCCATGAAGGAGCTCCGCACCGATGAACGCCTCCGTGAGTACGTGACCCAGACCGACGTGTAG
- a CDS encoding SCO family protein, with protein sequence MPDTRPAKAGGPPRPFFRLGVVRFGLATALVLFWVGALASTATGQRTSRTPDQLENVGVDQKLGATIPKDLSFQNEQGEPVRLSQYFDGSTPVMLTLNYHRCPQLCRIQLQKFTKSLSGMSWTAGDKFKVLTVDISPYEGPKMARTAQERYATFLDRPEETVDGWHFLTGNRAAIETLTDSVGFRYQPLPEKEKQFAHPATIIFLSGDGTITRYFTTLDPAPGDLRTALVEASDGTVGSIVDKAFLACARFNPDSNSYSASAFKLMQYGSVLTVIVMGAALFVFWRRENEQLETAHEEGLHTMVDEQA encoded by the coding sequence ATGCCCGACACACGTCCTGCGAAGGCGGGCGGGCCGCCCCGCCCCTTCTTTCGGCTCGGAGTCGTTCGGTTCGGATTGGCAACGGCCCTCGTGCTGTTCTGGGTCGGGGCCTTGGCCTCAACCGCCACCGGCCAGCGAACCAGCCGCACCCCGGACCAGCTCGAGAACGTGGGGGTGGACCAGAAGCTCGGCGCGACGATTCCGAAGGACCTCTCGTTTCAAAACGAGCAGGGAGAGCCGGTCCGTCTCAGTCAGTACTTCGACGGGTCGACGCCGGTCATGCTGACCCTCAACTACCACCGGTGCCCCCAGTTGTGTCGCATTCAGCTGCAGAAGTTCACCAAATCCCTGAGCGGCATGTCGTGGACGGCCGGCGACAAATTCAAAGTGCTCACCGTCGACATCAGCCCCTACGAAGGCCCCAAGATGGCCCGAACGGCCCAGGAGCGCTACGCCACGTTTCTGGACCGTCCCGAAGAGACGGTTGACGGCTGGCACTTTCTGACCGGCAACCGGGCAGCGATCGAAACGCTTACCGACTCGGTGGGCTTCCGCTACCAGCCCCTTCCGGAGAAGGAGAAGCAGTTTGCCCACCCCGCGACGATCATCTTCCTGAGTGGCGACGGCACCATTACCCGCTACTTTACCACCCTCGACCCGGCCCCCGGCGATCTGCGGACGGCGCTCGTCGAGGCCTCCGACGGCACGGTCGGCAGTATCGTCGACAAGGCCTTCCTGGCCTGTGCGCGGTTCAACCCGGACTCAAATTCCTACTCCGCGAGCGCATTCAAGCTCATGCAGTACGGCAGTGTCCTCACGGTGATCGTAATGGGGGCCGCACTGTTTGTCTTCTGGCGCCGCGAAAACGAGCAGCTCGAGACGGCACACGAGGAAGGGCTCCACACAATGGTCGACGAACAGGCATGA
- a CDS encoding SDR family oxidoreductase — translation MENPRSDLKDMSGTVCVVTGANSGIGKATAAELARLGARVVMVCRDEGRGREAQAELRAEARTAHPSRADTIDLRIADLGVQEEVYHLGETLRADYDRLDVLVNNAGVFLESRDETVDGVEATFAVNHLAPFLLTHLVLPRLRETAGRAGEARVVTLSSEAHRGVSMDFDDLNAETGYNPLQAYAQSKLANILFTHELSRRLQEEGVVANAVHPGIVNTNIWRGSGWISRIARLFSWLYKRPAEGARSVVYLAASPDVEGVTGQYFKGTEVVNPSPEAYDEKAEARLWRISREMTGLAEVDEDGAPE, via the coding sequence ATGGAGAACCCGCGTTCCGACCTAAAGGACATGAGCGGCACGGTGTGCGTGGTGACCGGGGCCAATTCGGGCATCGGGAAGGCCACGGCCGCCGAGCTCGCCCGCCTCGGGGCGCGGGTGGTGATGGTGTGCCGGGACGAAGGGCGTGGGCGAGAGGCCCAGGCCGAACTTCGGGCCGAGGCCCGGACGGCCCACCCCAGCCGTGCGGACACGATCGACCTCCGCATTGCGGACCTCGGCGTGCAGGAGGAGGTCTATCACCTCGGTGAGACGCTCCGGGCCGACTACGACCGGCTCGACGTGCTCGTGAACAACGCGGGCGTCTTCCTCGAGTCGAGGGACGAGACGGTCGATGGCGTGGAGGCCACCTTCGCGGTCAATCACCTCGCCCCGTTTTTGCTCACCCATCTTGTCCTGCCCCGCCTCCGCGAGACGGCCGGACGGGCCGGCGAGGCCCGGGTCGTCACCCTCAGCTCGGAGGCCCACCGGGGCGTCAGTATGGACTTCGACGACCTCAATGCGGAGACCGGCTACAACCCGCTGCAGGCCTACGCCCAGTCGAAACTCGCCAACATTCTTTTTACCCACGAGCTGTCCCGTCGCCTGCAGGAGGAGGGCGTGGTCGCGAACGCGGTGCATCCCGGGATCGTCAACACCAACATCTGGCGCGGTTCCGGCTGGATTTCCCGAATTGCCCGTCTTTTCTCCTGGCTGTACAAGCGCCCGGCGGAGGGCGCGCGCAGCGTCGTCTACCTTGCGGCGTCGCCCGATGTGGAGGGCGTCACGGGCCAGTACTTCAAAGGGACCGAGGTGGTGAACCCATCCCCCGAAGCCTACGACGAGAAGGCCGAGGCGCGTCTCTGGCGGATCAGCCGGGAGATGACGGGGCTCGCCGAGGTGGACGAGGACGGGGCCCCCGAATAG